One Phaseolus vulgaris cultivar G19833 chromosome 11, P. vulgaris v2.0, whole genome shotgun sequence genomic window carries:
- the LOC137809832 gene encoding uncharacterized protein has translation MRHIIGREGADFVCVQETKSKELSDARCFSLWGDNKVRSMHNKGDEGSGSLLSMWNKEAFEYENHLMGTSFIIIFGHYIKSSSKCVVVNIYSPSTLNGKKSLWEDLTKVKMARHEPAWCFCGDFNAIRSRSERKGVRGRGEQTSELIGFNSFIDSTFLLDLSLVGKKFTWFKPDGTAKSRIDRVFVNEEWLQLWPMSKQYILRREVPDHCAMVVKSVEKDWGPKPFRTINAWFLERGFSRMVQDKWRSYSVQGYGLTKIKEKLKLLKSDLKSWNKDVFGNLDTTKRRIFQDLKALDCQDCLGGLVENDRLKRLELVSHLKENDKKIESLSFQKARANWFKNGDSCIRFFHSSLG, from the coding sequence ATGAGACATATTATAGGAAGGGAGGGAGCAGATTTTGTCTGTGTGCAAGAAACTAAGTCTAAAGAACTCTCAGATGCAAGATGTTTTTCTCTATGGGGTGATAATAAGGTGAGGTCGATGCATAACAAAGGAGACGAAGGAAGTGGAAGCTTGTTGTCTATGTGGAATAAAGAAGCCTTTGAATACGAAAATCATTTGATGGGAACAAGCTTTATTATCATCTTTGGCCATTACATAAAATCATCCTCTAAGTGTGTGGTGGTAAACATCTACTCTCCAAGCACGCTAAATGGTAAAAAGAGTTTGTGGGAGGACCTTACTAAAGTAAAAATGGCTCGCCATGAACCAGCTTGGTGCTTTTGTGGGGATTTCAACGCGATAAGAAGCAGAAGTGAAAGGAAAGGTGTTAGAGGTAGGGGAGAGCAGACAAGTGAGTTAATTGGCTTTAATAGTTTCATTGACTCCACCTTTCTACTAGATTTATCTCTAGTAGGTAAGAAGTTTACGTGGTTTAAACCTGATGGAACAGCAAAAAGTAGAATTGATAGAGTGTTTGTAAACGAAGAGTGGTTGCAGCTTTGGCCCATGAGTAAACAATATATATTAAGAAGGGAAGTGCCAGACCACTGTGCTATGGTGGTTAAGTCTGTAGAGAAAGACTGGGGTCCCAAACCCTTCAGAACCATTAATGCTTGGTTCCTGGAGAGAGGTTTCAGCAGGATGGTGCAAGACAAATGGCGGTCCTACTCGGTGCAGGGGTATGGCTTGACAAAGATTAAAGAAAAGCTTAAACTCCTCAAATCAGATCTGAAGTCCTGGAACAAGGATGTTTTTGGCAACCTTGACACTACCAAGAGAAGGATATTTCAGGATCTGAAGGCTCTAGATTGTCAAGATTGCTTGGGGGGTTTAGTGGAAAACGATAGATTGAAAAGATTGGAGTTGGTTAGTCACCTGAAAGAGAATGATAAGAAAATTGAATCTCTTAGTTTCCAAAAGGCGAGAGCTAACTGGTTCAAGAATGGTGATTCCTGTATTAGGTTTTTTCATTCCTCCTTGGGGTAG
- the LOC137823756 gene encoding putative disease resistance RPP13-like protein 1, whose amino-acid sequence MALELVGGALLSAFLQVAFQKLASPQILDFFHARKLDQNLLNKLEIKLHSIHSLADDAERKQFTDPIVRNWLLKVKDAVLNAEDLLDDIQMLSKRQVDAESESQTSGCTCKVLNFFKSSPITISSLNKEIECKMNQILNYLEFLSSLRGDLGLKTATSFRSRSSNELPQKSQTTSLVVGTDIYGRDHDKRLIIESLTSDLNDRNQPLILSIVGMGGVGKTTLVQHVFNDSWADEAKFDVKAWVCVSEEFDVFKISRAILEAVTKSTDDSRDLEMVHKKLGEKLTGKKFLLVLDDVWNENQTKWEEVRKPLVLGAQGSKILVTTRSKEVASTMWSKEYSLQQLQEDDCWKLFAKYAFRGDDTQLNPECRDIGMKIVKKCKGLPLALKTMGSMLYNKSSITEWKTVFQSEIWEFSKERCDIIPALALSYIHLPSHLKVCFAYCALFPKDYEFKKEDLIQLWMTENFAHYHQHSRTPEEVCQQYFNDLLLRSFFQQPDGNKEVFLMHDLQHDLATYVGGGIYFRCELDQIEKIQKVTRHFSFELGYPKCFDGFGTLCNTEKLRTFVSIHSFLWSIKMSIHELFSKFKFIRILSLSHCSDLQELPDSVSNLEHLRSLDLSLTAIKKLTEKICSLSHLQILKLNYCRDLEELPSNLHLLTNLCRLELIQTKVRKIPPCLGKLKNLKVVMSSFIVGHGREFGVQLIGELNLEGILSIEELQNVENSEDALTAYLKNKTHLVALTLELGWNRNSIDSNKEEKVIENLQPSKNLKELSIFRYGGKQFPNWLLGNLLWNMESLVLNECESCEYLPPLGILPFLKFLRITKLDGIVSIDGDFHGNNFCSFKSLETLEFSNMIRWEKWDCEAVTNAFPRLRHLSIRNCPELKGELPKQLITLETLEIEDCQQLEASVLRAHDEKLQLEWGTMKSLTMTTSLHEIVGLSDTLENLQIDSPLESIKDDCVSVRSFPLDLFPTLRTLTLSRFDNLEMISQSLVNNHLEELTLNYCPKLESLPGSMHMLLPSLRKLSIRDCPGLKTFPDKGFPSELKDLTIINCSRLVGSLKGVFTDSPSLKTLRIHGVDAKCFPDEGLLPPSLTSLIIYDCPNLEKLDYKGLHQLSSLQKLNLNKCPNLQHLPEEGLPKSISYLNIRGCPLLEPRCQEEGGEDWKKIAHIKILFIRQ is encoded by the coding sequence ATGGCATTAGAACTTGTTGGTGGTGCTCTTCTTTCTGCTTTCCTTCAGGTTGCATTCCAGAAGCTAGCTTCTCCTCAAATTCTCGATTTCTTTCATGCAAGAAAGCTTGATCAAAATCTGCTCAACAAGTTGGAAATCAAGCTGCACTCCATCCATTCTTTGGCTGATGATGCAGAGCGAAAGCAGTTTACGGATCCTATTGTCAGAAACTGGCTGCTTAAGGTCAAAGATGCTGTCCTTAATGCAGAGGATCTCTTGGATGATATACAAATGCTCTCCAAAAGACAAGTAGATGCTGAATCTGAATCTCAAACCTCAGGCTGTACTTGTAAGGTACTCAATTTCTTCAAATCTTCTCCTATTACTATTAGTTCCCTTAACAAGGAAATTGAGTGTAAGATGAACCAAATCCTTAACTATTTAGAATTTCTCTCAAGCCTAAGGGGTGATCTAGGTTTGAAAACAGCAACCAGTTTTAGATCTAGGTCGAGTAATGAACtgccacaaaaatcacaaacaaCATCGTTGGTTGTTGGAACTGATATCTATGGCAGAGATCATGATAAAAGACTAATCATTGAATCACTGACATCTGACCTCAACGATCGTAACCAGCCATTAATACTTTCTATTGTGGGAATGGGAGGGGTGGGTAAGACCACTCTTGTTCAACATGTATTCAATGACTCATGGGCGGATGAAGCTAAATTTGATGTCAAAGCTTGGGTTTGTGTTTCAGAAGAATTTGATGTTTTCAAGATATCAAGAGCAATTCTTGAGGCAGTTACTAAATCAACTGATGATAGCAGAGATCTGGAGATGGTTCACAAAAAATTGGGAGAAAAATTGACGGGAAAGAAATTTCTTCTTGTTTTGGATGATGTTTGGAACGAAAACCAAACTAAGTGGGAGGAAGTGCGGAAGCCCCTTGTTTTAGGAGCCCAAGGGAGTAAGATTCTTGTTACCACACGCAGTAAGGAAGTTGCTTCTACCATGTGGTCAAAAGAATACTCCctacaacaattacaagaaGATGATTGTTGGAAGTTGTTTGCTAAATATGCATTTCGAGGTGATGATACTCAACTAAATCCAGAGTGTAGGGATATTGGCATGAAGATTGTTAAAAAATGTAAAGGACTACCTCTCGCCTTGAAAACAATGGGAAGTATGTTATACAACAAATCATCTATTACAGAATGGAAAACTGTGTTCCAAAGTGAAATATGGGAATTTTCAAAAGAGCGTTGTGATATTATTCCTGCTTTAGCATTGAGCTATATCCACCTTCCTTCCCATCTAAAGGTGTGCTTTGCTTATTGTGCCTTATTCCCCAAGGATTATGAGTTTAAAAAGGAGGATTTGATTCAGTTATGGATGACTGAAAATTTCGCTCACTATCATCAACATAGTAGGACTCCAGAAGAAGTTTGCCAACAATACTTCAATGATCTACTATTAAGGTCCTTCTTCCAACAACCAGATGGAAATAAAGAAGTATTTCTCATGCATGACCTTCAACATGATTTGGCAACATATGTCGGTGGAGGCATATACTTCAGGTGCGAACTTGATCAAATAGAAAAGATACAAAAAGTAACTcgtcatttttcatttgaaCTTGGTTACCCCAAATGTTTTGATGGGTTTGGAACTTTATGTAATACAGAAAAGTTACGTACATTTGTGTCGATACATAGTTTCCTTTGGAGTATCAAAATGTCGATACATGAATTGTTCTCCAAGTTTAAGTTCATACGAATCTTATCTCTGTCTCATTGTTCTGACCTTCAAGAGTTACCTGACTCTGTTTCCAATCTTGAGCATCTCCGTTCCTTAGACCTCTCCCTTActgcaataaaaaaattaaccgAAAAAATATGTTCACTCTCCCACTTGCAAATACTAAAGTTGAACTACTGTAGAGATTTGGAAGAGCTACCTTCAAATTTGCACTTACTCACCAATTTGTGTCGCCTTGAACTTATACAGACAAAAGTGAGAAAGATTCCACCGTGTTTGGGAAAATTGAAGAATCTTAAAGTAGTAATGAGTTCCTTTATTGTTGGCCATGGGAGGGAGTTTGGTGTTCAACTGATAGGAGAGCTCAACCTTGAGGGAATTCTATCAATTGAGGAGCTGCAGAATGTTGAGAATTCCGAGGACGCATTAACCGCGTATTTGAAGAATAAAACACACCTTGTGGCCCTGACCTTAGAATTGGGGTGGAATCGGAACTCTATTGATTCAAATAAAGAAGAGAAGGTAATTGAGAATCTGCAACCTTCCAAAAACTTAAAGGAGTTGTCAATCTTTAGGTATGGTGGAAAACAATTTCCAAATTGGTTACTAGGAAACTTATTGTGGAATATGGAGTCCTTAGTGTTGAATGAATGTGAATCTTGTGAATATTTACCTCCCCTTGGAATTTTGCCATTTCTCAAGTTCTTGAGAATTACAAAACTTGATGGGATAGTGAGTATTGATGGTGATTTTCATGGGAACAACTTTTGTTCATTTAAATCCCTTGAAACATTGGAGTTCTCCAATATGATTCGATGGGAAAAGTGGGACTGCGAAGCTGTGACAAATGCTTTTCCACGTCTACGACATCTTTCCATAAGAAATTGTCCGGAGCTGAAAGGAGAACTGCCAAAGCAACTTATTACTTTGGAAACACTAGAAATTGAAGACTGCCAACAACTTGAGGCTTCCGTTCTAAGGGCTCACGATGAAAAGCTGCAGTTAGAGTGGGGTACAATGAAAAGCCTCACAATGACAACATCATTACATGAAATTGTTGGGTTATCCGACACTCTTGAAAACTTGCAGATTGATTCACCCTTGGAGTCAATCAAAGATGATTGTGTCTCTGTACGAAGCTTTCCACTGGATTTGTTCCCAACACTCAGGACGCTTACTCTCAGTAGGTTTGATAATCTAGAGATGATTTCACAGAGTCTCGTCAATAATCATCTAGAGGAGTTAACACTCAACTATTGTCCTAAATTAGAATCATTGCCTGGAAGCATGCATATGTTGCTTCCATCTTTGAGGAAGTTATCCATAAGAGACTGTCCAGGACTAAAGACGTTCCCTGACAAAGGTTTCCCATCAGAACTCAAGGATCTGACAATCATAAATTGCTCTAGACTTGTTGGCTCACTGAAAGGAGTTTTCACAGACAGTCCTTCTTTGAAAACCTTGAGAATTCATGGAGTAGATGCAAAATGTTTTCCAGATGAAGGTTTGCTTCCACCCTCTCTTACTTCTCTAATCATCTATGATTGTCCAAATCTAGAAAAATTGGACTACAAGGGTCTCCATCAACTCTCATCCCTTCAGAAGTTGAATCTTAACAAGTGCCCCAATCTCCAACACCTACCTGAGGAGGGTCTTCCCAAATCAATTTCATATCTTAATATTCGTGGTTGTCCTTTGCTAGAACCGCGTTGTCAGGAAGAAGGAGGTGAAGACTGGAAAAAGATTGCGcacattaaaattttgtttatacgACAATGA